One segment of Capnocytophaga sp. oral taxon 878 DNA contains the following:
- a CDS encoding transglycosylase domain-containing protein produces the protein MRYLLQYLWQGLLLVLIGIPYGIGLLFRRKEGKKPKTYKFYLKWAGIAIGSVVAMVSLLVALVYFGVFGKLPTKQELKELKQAEASLIYDDSGEFVGKFYIFDRTKIDYTDFPPYLVNALIATEDERFYEHSGIDTRSLLRVFFKTLLLQDDASGGGSTLTMQLAKNIFGRADRYGKLTMPVHKIKEMIIAHRIESVYSKEEIITLYLNTVPFSDNTYGIEAASYRFFSKPAKALTLNEAATLIGTLKANNSYNPRTAPQRSEERRNVVLAQMKKNGLLTETDFQAHKKDSLKIEYNGLENEGIAPYLREQIRLQLPNLLKDITKDDGTPYNIYKDGLRIYTTINRTMQEYAEASVRKHLARLQKDFELAYGKNAPWKLDNEWLKQEAQKLPAYKQLKANGLTEEQIWDKLSQKKAMDLSFYEKDKVQMHSTLDSLSFFSRLLNTGFVAVNPQTGAIKSYVGGIDFQYFKYDHVLQSKRQVGSIFKPIVYATALEQGMPVCTHFSPRALTYADEKFWTPRNSSSTDDDPYTYYSVGKALKESLNTIAVQTLFYAGLEKVIAKAKAMGISSHIPSVPSIALGSAELPVIEMAKAYTTFANNGVPSQPYFIEKITDKKGKVLWEYKPKKEAPALTETTTQQMLQLMRATVNEGTASRMRGQYGLTNDLAGKTGTTQDNKDGWFAGLLPNLVMISWVGNDQQIGFRSTRLGQGANSALPIAALFVSQLNRNKKFKDITQATFTIDEELKSEILSCEPVIREGFLDRLFSTSTTVKDTVAAGELHYRIYERSSKLHSIDNPDEDISIDDVVPPTTKPTTTSTQEQEEDKPKKKGFFGRIFK, from the coding sequence CTGCGCTACCTCTTGCAATATCTCTGGCAAGGACTACTTTTAGTGCTGATAGGTATCCCCTACGGTATAGGACTGCTTTTCAGAAGAAAAGAAGGTAAAAAGCCCAAAACCTATAAGTTCTATTTAAAATGGGCAGGCATAGCCATCGGCTCAGTAGTCGCTATGGTATCCCTGCTGGTAGCTTTGGTCTACTTCGGGGTTTTTGGCAAACTCCCTACAAAGCAAGAACTCAAAGAACTCAAGCAGGCCGAAGCCAGCCTCATTTACGATGATAGTGGCGAGTTTGTAGGCAAATTCTATATCTTTGATCGCACCAAGATTGATTATACCGATTTTCCTCCTTATCTGGTCAATGCCCTTATCGCTACCGAGGACGAGCGCTTTTATGAGCATAGCGGTATCGATACCCGAAGCCTTTTAAGGGTATTCTTCAAAACACTCCTCTTGCAGGACGACGCCTCAGGAGGGGGTAGTACCCTCACTATGCAGCTGGCGAAAAACATCTTTGGCCGTGCCGATCGTTATGGTAAGCTCACTATGCCTGTGCATAAAATTAAGGAAATGATTATTGCTCACCGTATCGAAAGCGTTTATAGTAAGGAAGAAATCATTACCCTTTACCTCAATACCGTTCCTTTTAGTGATAATACCTACGGTATCGAGGCAGCTTCATACCGCTTTTTCAGTAAGCCTGCCAAAGCCCTCACCCTTAATGAGGCAGCTACCCTTATAGGCACCCTCAAAGCCAATAATAGCTATAACCCTCGCACCGCCCCTCAGCGTAGTGAGGAACGCCGCAATGTGGTATTAGCCCAAATGAAAAAGAATGGCTTGCTCACCGAAACCGACTTTCAGGCTCACAAAAAAGATAGCCTTAAAATAGAGTATAACGGACTTGAAAATGAGGGCATAGCACCCTACCTCCGTGAGCAAATACGCTTGCAACTGCCCAATCTCCTCAAGGATATCACCAAGGACGATGGCACACCTTATAATATTTACAAAGATGGCTTGCGCATCTACACCACCATCAATCGCACTATGCAAGAGTATGCCGAAGCCTCTGTACGTAAGCACTTAGCTCGCTTGCAAAAAGATTTTGAATTGGCTTATGGCAAAAATGCCCCTTGGAAGCTCGATAATGAGTGGCTAAAACAAGAAGCCCAAAAACTACCTGCCTACAAGCAGCTCAAAGCCAATGGACTTACCGAAGAACAGATATGGGATAAGCTCAGCCAGAAAAAAGCTATGGATTTGAGCTTCTATGAAAAAGATAAAGTGCAAATGCACAGCACTCTCGATAGCCTTTCTTTCTTCTCCCGATTGCTAAACACAGGCTTTGTAGCCGTTAATCCGCAAACCGGCGCTATCAAAAGCTATGTCGGCGGTATCGATTTTCAGTACTTTAAGTACGACCACGTCTTGCAAAGCAAGCGCCAAGTAGGCTCTATATTTAAGCCTATTGTCTACGCCACAGCTTTAGAACAAGGAATGCCCGTATGCACACACTTCTCTCCACGTGCGCTCACCTATGCCGATGAGAAGTTCTGGACGCCTCGTAACTCCTCCAGTACCGACGACGATCCTTATACTTACTATTCAGTAGGCAAAGCCCTAAAAGAATCTCTAAATACTATAGCCGTACAAACTCTCTTTTATGCAGGCTTAGAAAAGGTTATCGCCAAGGCAAAAGCAATGGGTATTAGCTCCCATATACCCTCAGTGCCTTCCATTGCACTGGGTTCAGCCGAGCTGCCCGTGATCGAGATGGCTAAGGCTTATACCACCTTTGCCAATAACGGAGTGCCTTCTCAACCCTATTTTATTGAAAAAATAACCGACAAAAAAGGCAAGGTATTATGGGAATATAAGCCCAAAAAAGAAGCCCCTGCCCTTACCGAAACTACCACCCAGCAGATGTTGCAGCTAATGCGCGCTACTGTTAATGAAGGTACCGCATCGCGTATGCGTGGCCAGTATGGTCTCACCAATGACCTCGCAGGCAAAACAGGTACTACCCAAGATAATAAAGACGGCTGGTTTGCGGGGTTATTACCCAATCTGGTAATGATTAGTTGGGTAGGTAATGATCAGCAGATAGGCTTCCGCAGCACCCGTTTAGGACAAGGTGCCAACTCTGCTTTGCCTATCGCCGCCCTCTTTGTATCACAACTCAACCGCAATAAGAAGTTTAAGGATATTACTCAGGCTACCTTCACCATCGATGAGGAACTGAAAAGTGAAATACTCAGTTGCGAACCAGTAATACGCGAAGGCTTCCTTGATCGCCTTTTCAGTACCTCTACCACCGTAAAGGATACCGTAGCTGCCGGCGAACTACATTACCGCATCTATGAGCGCAGCAGTAAGCTACATAGTATAGATAATCCCGACGAAGACATATCTATTGACGATGTAGTCCCTCCTACTACCAAGCCTACCACTACCTCTACCCAAGAACAAGAAGAAGATAAACCCAAAAAGAAAGGTTTTTTTGGAAGAATATTTAAGTAA
- the nrfH gene encoding cytochrome c nitrite reductase small subunit — protein sequence MATTNNNPSSTKKNRWFRFLIPSLVGILIGLGGYIFYISKAHSYLSDDPKACVNCHIMEPEYATWFHSSHGRNTVCNDCHVPHDNVLRKYYFKATDGLRHATMFTLRMEPQVIKIHAPGQKVVQENCIRCHSTLVSEVRAGKVTAEMAHADNGRLCWDCHRDVPHSRVRGLNAAPHSPVPIVDNMPSNTPDWLDKMVKNREKSNN from the coding sequence ATGGCAACAACGAATAACAACCCTTCATCTACTAAGAAGAACAGATGGTTTCGCTTTCTGATTCCATCGTTAGTAGGGATACTGATAGGGCTTGGGGGATATATATTTTATATCTCTAAAGCACATTCCTATCTAAGTGATGATCCTAAAGCGTGTGTGAACTGCCATATTATGGAACCAGAGTATGCTACTTGGTTTCACTCGTCTCATGGGCGAAATACTGTATGTAACGACTGCCACGTGCCTCACGACAACGTGTTGCGTAAGTACTATTTCAAAGCCACTGACGGGCTTCGACACGCTACTATGTTCACCTTACGTATGGAACCTCAAGTGATTAAAATACACGCTCCAGGACAAAAGGTGGTACAAGAAAACTGTATACGCTGCCATAGCACCCTTGTAAGCGAAGTGCGAGCAGGTAAAGTTACTGCTGAAATGGCACACGCCGATAATGGTAGGCTATGCTGGGACTGCCACCGCGATGTACCTCACAGCCGTGTGAGAGGGCTTAATGCGGCTCCTCATTCGCCTGTGCCTATTGTGGACAATATGCCGAGCAACACTCCCGATTGGCTTGACAAAATGGTGAAAAACAGAGAAAAATCAAATAATTAA
- the nrfA gene encoding ammonia-forming cytochrome c nitrite reductase: MKKKHWLIAGLLAVVTFLLGLLANSIMNRSTEAQFIARGGNNLPDQECKNELFEPFYPREYASWAATADTTFRSRYMSSQDDDLLALRPEMVILWAGYAFSKGYNAPRGHMHAIEDVTKILRTGAPTDSTHSPQPGTCWTCKSPDVPRLMKEVGAETYYSAPWDQWGSQIVNPIGCATCHDTKTMKLQVSQLALQEAFKRQGRDINKATHQEMRSLVCAQCHIEYYFKGDKKYLTFPWDKGMTVEKMEEYYDAEGWTDYVHPLSRTPILKAQHPDYELSQLGIHGQRGVSCADCHMPYKTDGAVKFTDHQISSPLRNVSASCQTCHRQSEEELVKNVYDRQDAVYGMRMKLEKQLAKVHFKAKFLWDNGATEEQMKPTLALIRKSQWRWDMVHSSHGAAFHAPIESERLLSDGLIYAYQAENNLDVLKEKLNIKTAFVMPDISTKAKAQKEIGLDIPKEEAAKKKFLETIVPKWIKEAKEKGRLVTQK; this comes from the coding sequence ATGAAAAAGAAACATTGGTTAATTGCAGGTTTATTAGCAGTGGTTACCTTTTTATTAGGTCTATTGGCTAATTCAATAATGAATAGATCTACAGAAGCTCAGTTTATCGCAAGAGGCGGTAATAACCTCCCCGATCAGGAATGCAAAAACGAGCTCTTTGAACCGTTCTATCCTCGTGAATACGCTTCGTGGGCAGCAACTGCCGACACTACATTCCGCTCTAGGTATATGAGCAGTCAAGATGATGATTTGCTCGCTTTGCGCCCCGAAATGGTAATCCTTTGGGCTGGTTATGCTTTCTCTAAGGGATACAACGCTCCTCGCGGACACATGCACGCTATTGAGGATGTTACCAAAATTCTCCGTACTGGTGCGCCTACCGATTCTACCCACTCTCCTCAACCAGGTACTTGCTGGACTTGTAAAAGCCCTGATGTGCCTCGCCTTATGAAAGAAGTAGGTGCTGAAACTTACTATAGTGCTCCTTGGGATCAATGGGGTAGCCAAATCGTAAACCCTATCGGTTGTGCTACTTGCCACGATACTAAAACTATGAAATTGCAAGTAAGTCAATTGGCTTTACAAGAAGCCTTCAAACGTCAAGGTCGCGATATCAATAAAGCTACTCATCAAGAGATGCGTTCTCTCGTCTGTGCGCAATGCCACATAGAGTACTACTTCAAAGGTGATAAAAAATATCTTACTTTCCCTTGGGATAAAGGTATGACTGTTGAAAAGATGGAAGAGTACTACGATGCAGAAGGTTGGACTGACTATGTACACCCACTTAGCCGTACTCCTATCCTCAAAGCACAACACCCCGACTATGAACTTTCTCAACTCGGTATTCACGGACAACGTGGCGTTTCTTGTGCCGATTGCCATATGCCTTACAAAACTGATGGCGCTGTGAAATTTACTGATCACCAAATCAGCAGTCCATTGCGTAACGTGTCTGCAAGTTGCCAAACTTGTCACCGCCAAAGTGAAGAAGAATTGGTGAAAAACGTATACGATCGCCAAGATGCTGTATATGGTATGCGTATGAAACTCGAAAAACAATTAGCAAAAGTACACTTCAAAGCTAAATTCTTGTGGGATAACGGTGCTACTGAAGAACAAATGAAACCTACTTTGGCACTTATCCGCAAATCACAATGGCGTTGGGATATGGTACACTCTTCACACGGTGCCGCTTTCCACGCTCCTATCGAATCTGAACGCCTCCTTAGCGATGGTCTTATCTATGCTTATCAAGCTGAAAATAATTTAGATGTGCTTAAAGAAAAACTAAACATCAAAACAGCTTTCGTAATGCCTGATATCAGCACTAAAGCTAAAGCTCAAAAAGAAATTGGTCTAGATATCCCTAAAGAAGAAGCTGCTAAGAAAAAATTCTTAGAAACTATCGTTCCTAAATGGATTAAAGAGGCTAAAGAAAAAGGTCGCTTAGTAACACAAAAATAA
- a CDS encoding DNA adenine methylase: MLFNEYKYFNYSFPEPQYLGAKHTHLAWIKKFIPNGVYIALDAFAGSQSVAYLFKQMQLQVITNDFLNFNHQIGLALIENSQDTLTPDDVSLLLSESPQKSEYTLISDLYTDIFFEKSEAFFLDNFRANIPLLASKYKQALAFAVLNRSMTRKITMGHFAHTQALNYANDPQRVKRNRSLTRPIRDIFEELLPKYNNAVFNNQATNKSYQKNILDLLPLLDRVDLAYFDPPYCDSHADYQSFYHLPETFTKYWKDKQFVNTIKRYEPQQFSGFDKKRDVITSFETLFEYSKDIPHWLISYNDRSYPSIEILTTLISKYKEVTVEAKSYHNGRGGKGSVAGSKEILFVCKPKLHISFAVPKKEILTYGQL; encoded by the coding sequence ATGCTATTTAACGAGTATAAGTATTTTAACTACTCTTTTCCTGAACCTCAGTATTTAGGAGCTAAACACACCCATTTAGCGTGGATAAAAAAATTTATCCCAAATGGGGTGTATATAGCTCTTGATGCTTTTGCAGGATCCCAATCAGTAGCTTACCTATTTAAACAAATGCAGCTACAAGTGATTACGAATGATTTTTTAAACTTTAATCACCAAATAGGATTAGCACTCATTGAGAATAGTCAAGATACCCTTACTCCTGATGATGTATCTTTATTGCTTTCAGAGTCTCCTCAAAAAAGCGAATACACTCTTATTTCCGATCTTTATACAGATATTTTTTTTGAAAAAAGTGAAGCTTTTTTCTTAGATAATTTTAGAGCAAACATTCCTTTATTAGCTTCAAAATACAAGCAAGCTCTTGCTTTTGCAGTACTTAATAGGAGTATGACACGTAAGATTACAATGGGGCATTTTGCTCATACACAAGCCTTGAACTATGCCAATGATCCTCAACGTGTTAAGCGTAATAGGAGTTTAACGCGCCCCATTCGAGATATTTTTGAAGAGCTTTTACCTAAATACAATAACGCTGTTTTTAATAATCAAGCTACTAATAAAAGTTACCAAAAAAATATTTTAGACTTACTCCCTTTGTTAGACCGAGTAGATCTTGCATATTTTGATCCTCCTTATTGTGATAGTCACGCCGATTATCAAAGTTTTTATCACTTACCCGAAACTTTCACTAAGTATTGGAAGGATAAGCAGTTTGTTAATACTATTAAACGATATGAGCCACAGCAGTTTAGTGGTTTTGATAAAAAAAGAGATGTAATCACATCTTTTGAAACTCTTTTTGAGTACAGTAAAGATATCCCACATTGGCTTATCAGCTATAATGACCGCAGTTATCCATCTATAGAAATTCTCACTACTCTTATTTCTAAATACAAAGAAGTAACAGTAGAAGCTAAGTCTTACCATAACGGTAGGGGAGGCAAAGGTAGTGTGGCAGGGAGCAAGGAAATTCTTTTTGTATGCAAACCTAAACTACATATTAGCTTTGCTGTTCCTAAAAAAGAAATATTGACCTATGGACAACTTTAA
- a CDS encoding 5-(carboxyamino)imidazole ribonucleotide synthase yields MLHYFSSDFTIGILGGGQLGKMLLTETRKFDIATKVLDPAADAPSRIACNTFVQGSLTDYDTVYNFGKNVDVLTIEIENVNVAALKQLQAEGVKVYPTPQTIERIQSKATQKQFYAAHNIPTADFKVFNQLSELKQAIEAKAVTLPFVWKSARFGYDGNGVKIVRQLSDLTSLPDGECIAEALVPFAKELAVIVARSASGEVRTYPVVEMEFHPEANQVEYVLCPARINDAIAQKARSVAMQVANAFQVVGLLAVELFLTADGDILVNEVAPRPHNSGHYSIEAAYTNQFEQHLRAILNLPLGCTDSKVAGVMVNLVGAEGYQGDVVYENIEQILAMDCVTPHIYGKRQTRPFRKMGHVTIVSSDIERARAIAEKVKNTILVVSR; encoded by the coding sequence ATGCTCCATTATTTTTCATCAGATTTCACTATTGGAATATTGGGCGGGGGGCAGCTCGGCAAAATGCTGCTCACCGAAACCCGTAAGTTTGATATTGCAACCAAGGTGCTCGACCCTGCTGCCGATGCCCCTTCTCGCATAGCTTGTAATACCTTTGTACAAGGTAGCCTTACCGATTATGATACGGTATATAACTTCGGCAAAAATGTTGATGTGCTTACCATAGAAATTGAGAACGTGAACGTAGCTGCCCTTAAGCAATTACAAGCCGAAGGGGTGAAGGTATACCCCACACCCCAAACCATTGAGCGTATCCAAAGCAAGGCTACCCAAAAGCAGTTTTATGCAGCTCATAACATTCCTACTGCCGATTTTAAGGTGTTCAATCAGCTGTCCGAATTAAAGCAAGCCATAGAGGCAAAGGCGGTAACATTGCCTTTTGTATGGAAGTCAGCCAGATTTGGCTACGATGGGAATGGGGTCAAAATAGTGCGACAACTTTCCGACCTTACCTCCTTACCCGATGGTGAGTGTATTGCCGAAGCACTTGTGCCTTTTGCTAAAGAATTGGCTGTAATTGTAGCCCGTAGTGCCAGCGGCGAGGTACGCACATACCCAGTGGTTGAAATGGAGTTCCACCCCGAAGCCAATCAAGTGGAATATGTATTGTGTCCAGCCCGTATTAACGATGCTATAGCCCAAAAAGCACGCAGTGTAGCTATGCAGGTGGCCAACGCTTTTCAGGTGGTAGGACTTTTAGCAGTCGAACTTTTCCTAACAGCCGATGGTGATATATTAGTGAATGAAGTAGCACCACGTCCGCATAACTCGGGGCATTATAGTATCGAGGCCGCTTATACCAACCAGTTTGAGCAGCATTTAAGAGCGATATTGAATTTGCCTTTGGGCTGTACCGATAGTAAGGTTGCAGGCGTAATGGTGAACCTTGTAGGAGCCGAGGGCTACCAAGGCGATGTAGTATATGAAAATATAGAACAAATATTAGCTATGGACTGTGTTACACCTCACATTTATGGCAAGCGCCAAACACGTCCTTTCCGCAAGATGGGACACGTAACAATTGTAAGTTCCGATATTGAGCGCGCAAGGGCTATTGCCGAAAAGGTAAAGAACACTATTTTAGTAGTAAGCCGTTAG
- a CDS encoding endonuclease/exonuclease/phosphatase family protein: MRKIVFLTIALMMGVFTTNAQQKKLAVRTIAFYNVENLFDTINDPHKFDDDRTPQGADRWTSKVYNDHVEKIAKVISEIGADVTHHAPDIVGLAEIENEAVVADLLNTKYLKKYNYGIVHYESPDSRGVDVALIYKKGVFKPISSFPHPLHLTKDDGKPLYTRDQLLVSGELDGEMVHFIVNHWPSRLGGETKSRPLREQAAALNKQIIDSLLKQDPNAKIIAMGDFNDDPINSGFKNILKTKERKEDVKQGELFNPMEAMLKKGMGTLAYQDGWNLFDQFYFTYDLLKEDKSSYRYWKTGIFNRPYLTNPKGRYKGYPFRSMSNGNYTWGYSDHFPIYMYLIRELK; the protein is encoded by the coding sequence ATGAGAAAAATAGTATTTTTAACCATCGCCCTTATGATGGGCGTATTTACCACTAACGCACAACAAAAAAAATTAGCTGTGAGAACAATAGCTTTTTACAATGTCGAGAACCTGTTCGACACTATTAACGACCCTCATAAGTTCGACGACGATCGTACCCCTCAAGGTGCCGATCGCTGGACGAGCAAGGTATATAATGACCACGTCGAAAAAATAGCAAAGGTAATATCCGAAATAGGTGCCGATGTTACCCACCACGCCCCCGATATAGTAGGACTTGCCGAAATTGAAAATGAGGCCGTAGTAGCCGATCTTCTCAATACTAAGTACTTGAAAAAGTACAATTATGGTATTGTACATTATGAGTCCCCCGATTCTCGTGGGGTCGATGTAGCCCTTATCTACAAAAAAGGGGTGTTTAAACCCATTTCATCTTTCCCACATCCACTACATCTCACCAAGGACGATGGCAAACCTCTCTACACTCGTGATCAGCTATTAGTATCAGGTGAGTTAGATGGTGAGATGGTGCATTTTATTGTGAATCACTGGCCTTCACGCTTAGGAGGCGAAACCAAAAGCCGCCCCTTACGTGAGCAAGCAGCTGCCCTAAACAAGCAAATTATCGACTCTCTACTAAAACAAGACCCTAATGCTAAGATCATCGCTATGGGCGACTTTAATGACGATCCTATCAATTCAGGATTTAAAAACATACTTAAAACTAAGGAAAGAAAAGAAGATGTAAAGCAAGGTGAACTCTTTAACCCTATGGAAGCAATGCTTAAAAAAGGAATGGGTACACTTGCCTATCAAGATGGTTGGAACCTCTTTGACCAGTTCTACTTCACCTATGATTTGCTTAAAGAAGACAAAAGCAGTTACCGTTATTGGAAAACTGGTATCTTTAACCGTCCGTATTTAACCAATCCCAAAGGGCGTTACAAAGGCTACCCCTTCCGCAGTATGAGCAATGGCAACTACACTTGGGGCTATTCCGACCATTTCCCTATTTATATGTATTTAATAAGAGAACTGAAATAA